From one Candidatus Caldatribacterium sp. genomic stretch:
- a CDS encoding radical SAM protein, translating into MLEELHKRLRACSLCPRRCGVDRTRGEQGFCGGGMLPRVASFHPHFGEEEILSGHRGSGTIFFSGCNMACVYCQNYTISHFREGVEVTAEDLAGMMLVLERRGCHNINLVTPTHFTPQIFEALFLARKRGLTVPLVYNTSGYEDLEVLRLLRGLVDIYLPDMRYSKEENAVRYSQAPRYPEVCREAIREMFAQVGNVVLDEEGVARRGLVVRILIIPSLEEEAKENLRFLATEISRDVFVTLLRQYRPVYRAQDFPEIDRFVSDRVYQEVLEYGRSLGLHNFILQ; encoded by the coding sequence GTGTTAGAGGAACTTCACAAGCGTTTGCGAGCCTGTTCTCTTTGTCCTCGCCGGTGTGGGGTCGACCGTACCCGGGGGGAGCAGGGGTTCTGTGGTGGTGGCATGCTCCCTCGGGTGGCGAGTTTCCATCCTCACTTTGGTGAAGAGGAGATTCTGAGTGGGCATCGGGGTTCAGGGACCATTTTCTTTTCCGGATGCAATATGGCCTGCGTGTACTGCCAGAATTACACCATCAGCCATTTCCGCGAGGGAGTGGAGGTAACCGCTGAAGACCTGGCGGGAATGATGCTTGTCTTGGAGCGGAGGGGTTGTCACAACATTAACCTTGTGACACCGACCCACTTTACCCCCCAGATTTTCGAAGCCCTTTTCCTCGCCCGCAAAAGGGGCTTGACCGTTCCTCTTGTGTACAATACGAGCGGGTACGAAGATCTCGAGGTACTCCGGCTCCTTCGGGGCCTTGTGGACATTTACCTCCCGGATATGAGATACTCTAAAGAGGAGAACGCTGTACGGTACTCCCAGGCTCCACGGTACCCTGAGGTCTGTCGGGAGGCTATTCGGGAGATGTTTGCGCAAGTAGGGAATGTCGTCCTGGATGAAGAAGGAGTTGCTCGTCGAGGGCTTGTGGTTCGTATTCTCATCATACCTTCCCTTGAGGAGGAGGCAAAAGAGAACCTTCGGTTCCTCGCTACCGAAATTTCTCGGGATGTTTTTGTGACGCTTCTTCGGCAGTACCGCCCGGTGTACCGGGCACAGGATTTCCCGGAGATTGACCGTTTCGTGAGCGATCGGGTGTACCAGGAAGTGCTCGAGTACGGGAGGTCTCTTGGGTTGCACAATTTCATTCTCCAGTGA
- a CDS encoding cupin domain-containing protein, whose translation MVGGKKMEVVFEKDKTFREGDWGIKYLFRGPRLDCGVVYLKPGTNMGAHYHREVEETFFILEGKGILKLNGEDIPVEAGMALRVEPGERHDLCALDTPLRGIFVKVPYLPEDKVSC comes from the coding sequence CTGGTAGGGGGGAAGAAAATGGAGGTTGTCTTTGAGAAGGACAAAACGTTTCGTGAGGGTGACTGGGGCATCAAGTACCTCTTCCGGGGTCCTCGTCTTGACTGCGGTGTTGTGTACCTGAAGCCCGGAACGAATATGGGGGCGCACTACCACAGGGAAGTGGAGGAAACGTTCTTCATTCTCGAAGGGAAGGGAATCCTCAAGCTCAACGGTGAGGACATTCCCGTGGAGGCAGGGATGGCCCTTCGGGTGGAGCCGGGGGAACGGCACGATCTTTGCGCTCTTGATACGCCTCTGCGGGGAATTTTTGTGAAGGTCCCGTATCTCCCAGAGGATAAGGTGTCGTGTTAG
- a CDS encoding iron-containing alcohol dehydrogenase: MKESLVFRLPQEIYFGPGEGKRVGEHLRRFGRRPLVVVGKRFAQESGILDEVLQSLSSASCEAVVFSGVPPEPTLEVVDEGVKVARESRCDSVVALGGGSVLDCGKAIAGVVPNGESVVPYFEGAPLLHPALPWIAMPTTAGTGSEMTNNAVLTDASRKLKKSVRSPFLVARVALIDPTYTYSLSPYRTATSGVDALVQAIEAYTSPHANVITDVLALEAIRLLWEYLPQAVRDGKNPFFRKQVAKGSMLSAMAFANASSGPCHGLAHMVGPEFDIPHGEACGILLPPVIRFNAQVLEERYQSIAKCVGLEKKEGESWGEALALAFSRFVAGVGLRTKLRDFGVPKEVLAQVVLEERIGRSILENPRPMRIQDLVSLLEEAW; encoded by the coding sequence ATGAAGGAGTCCCTTGTCTTCCGATTGCCTCAGGAAATCTACTTTGGCCCAGGTGAGGGGAAACGGGTTGGAGAGCACCTCAGACGTTTCGGAAGACGTCCTCTCGTGGTGGTGGGGAAGCGATTTGCTCAGGAATCAGGAATTCTCGACGAGGTCCTTCAATCCCTTTCTTCTGCCTCCTGTGAAGCGGTGGTCTTCAGTGGTGTTCCCCCGGAGCCTACTCTTGAAGTTGTGGACGAAGGGGTGAAGGTGGCGCGGGAATCCCGCTGCGACAGTGTTGTGGCATTGGGGGGAGGGAGTGTTCTCGACTGTGGGAAGGCCATCGCCGGTGTTGTCCCCAATGGAGAGAGTGTGGTTCCTTACTTTGAGGGTGCTCCGCTTCTGCATCCTGCACTCCCCTGGATTGCCATGCCCACCACAGCGGGTACAGGATCGGAAATGACGAATAATGCCGTTCTGACGGATGCTTCACGAAAGCTTAAAAAGAGTGTCCGGAGTCCGTTTCTCGTTGCCCGAGTAGCCCTCATCGATCCCACGTACACCTACTCCCTTTCTCCGTACCGTACCGCTACAAGCGGGGTGGACGCCCTGGTACAAGCCATTGAGGCCTACACAAGCCCTCATGCTAATGTCATCACCGACGTTCTTGCCCTTGAGGCTATACGCCTCCTCTGGGAATACCTGCCGCAGGCGGTCCGGGATGGGAAAAATCCCTTCTTCCGGAAGCAGGTGGCAAAAGGGAGCATGCTGAGTGCCATGGCCTTTGCGAATGCTTCTTCAGGGCCATGCCATGGTCTTGCGCACATGGTTGGTCCGGAGTTCGACATCCCTCACGGTGAAGCTTGTGGCATTCTTTTGCCCCCGGTTATTCGCTTCAATGCGCAAGTTCTTGAGGAGCGGTACCAGAGCATTGCCAAGTGTGTCGGCCTTGAAAAAAAGGAGGGAGAGAGCTGGGGAGAGGCGCTTGCTCTTGCTTTTTCACGGTTTGTTGCCGGAGTGGGTCTGCGGACAAAGCTTCGGGATTTTGGTGTGCCGAAGGAAGTCCTTGCGCAGGTGGTTTTGGAGGAACGTATTGGACGGAGTATCCTTGAAAACCCCCGTCCGATGCGTATCCAGGACCTTGTATCGCTTCTTGAAGAAGCCTGGTAG
- a CDS encoding YjbQ family protein: MVVTREIRLETKGHTDVVPLTEQVAAILKESGLSSGLVCLFLPGTTATLTTTEFEPGLVKDIKDFWERIAPVEHFYEHNARWHDGNGYAHVRAQCSGPSLVLPFVEGKLLLGTWQDIVLVDFDNRPRSRTVIVQIMGE; the protein is encoded by the coding sequence ATGGTTGTCACAAGGGAGATTCGTCTTGAAACCAAAGGGCATACGGATGTCGTCCCGCTGACGGAGCAGGTTGCAGCAATTCTCAAAGAGTCCGGTCTCTCTTCAGGTCTTGTGTGCCTTTTTCTCCCTGGAACGACAGCAACGCTCACGACGACCGAATTTGAACCCGGCCTTGTGAAGGATATTAAAGACTTCTGGGAACGAATTGCACCGGTTGAGCATTTCTACGAGCACAACGCCCGCTGGCACGACGGCAACGGTTACGCCCATGTGCGGGCTCAGTGCTCAGGTCCGTCTCTTGTTCTTCCCTTCGTGGAGGGAAAGCTCCTCCTTGGAACCTGGCAGGATATTGTGCTCGTTGATTTCGACAATCGTCCTCGTTCACGGACAGTTATCGTTCAGATTATGGGGGAATGA
- a CDS encoding Lrp/AsnC ligand binding domain-containing protein — protein sequence MAVQAYILIQVQAGKAQGIKKELSQLPYFLRVDRIMGPFDIIALVEVESNREIGEVVLKEIHAMNGVKRTLTCPIIP from the coding sequence TTGGCGGTTCAGGCGTACATCCTCATTCAGGTTCAGGCAGGGAAGGCTCAGGGAATTAAAAAGGAGCTGAGTCAACTTCCCTACTTCCTTCGTGTGGATCGGATTATGGGACCCTTTGATATTATTGCTCTCGTTGAGGTGGAGAGCAATCGGGAGATCGGGGAAGTTGTGCTCAAGGAGATTCATGCTATGAACGGGGTTAAAAGAACGCTCACCTGTCCGATCATTCCCTGA